The Novosphingobium terrae genome segment TGGAAGGCGTGTGGAGCTATGCCTTCCAGCCGGTGACCAACATTGTCGACACCAACATTTCGCGTTTGCGTCGGCGGCTGCAGGAACTGGGCTGCGACCCCATCATCACACGGCGTGGCGAGGGTTACATGCTGATGAGCGACGAATGCGTCTGATCGACACCCTGCGCCAGGGCGAGCCGCGCATTGGCCGCCTTTCGCTGCGCATCGGCGCGGCGGTGGCTCTGGGCATGGTGCTGACGGCGCTGATCGTGCTGACGCTGACCAGCCTGCAATTCTCGCGCGATCTGGATGCCTCGCTCTTCAAGGAGATGGGCAAGCTGATGCCGGAAGGCGCCCCGCGCGACACTGCCTCCGTGGCGGATCGTGTGGTGAGGCGGGCGGCCTCGCGCTCCACCTCGATGAAGATTGCGCTGCTTTACGATGCCTCGGGCCGCCGCATCGTGGGCCGCGTGGACCTGCCCCTGCAGCGCGACGGCGTGGTGACGCTGAGCTACCGCGACGGCGATTCCAAGCCCAAGGATGGCCGCGCCTACACCATCCGACTGCCCGATGGCGCGCATCTCACCGTGCTGCATCACGATGAGATGAAGGAGGTGGTGCAGCATATGCTGCCTGCGCTGGTGGCCTGTCTGGCGCTGTCTGGCGCCGCGATGGGCATTTTCGCCAGCCGGGCGATGGCGCGGATGATCGCCGCGCGTCTGGCGCTCACCCGTGCCACTGCCGATGCCATTGCGGCGGGGGATCTCTCCAAGCGCATCCCTGTCGCAGGCATGGAGGGCATCTTCGCCGCTCAGGCCGACAGCTTCAACAGCATGATCGCCCGCATGGAGGAAATGGTGGAAGGCCAGCGTCATTTCGCCAGCCATCTGGCGCATGATCTGCGCACGCCGCTCACCCGCCTGCGCGCTCTGCTGGGGCGCGAGGTCGAGGATGCGGAAGACTTCGCCGCCATGCGCCTTGCCGCCGAGCGCGAATGCACCGCGATCATCGCCACCTTCGAGGCCATGCTGCGCCTGTCCGAAATCAAGGCCGGGCGCCATGATGCCCCGCGCGAGCCGCTGCCTCTGGCCGAATTGCTGGAGGATGTGGGCATCACCATGGAGGCGGTGCTGATGGAGGCCGATTGCGCGCTGGCCATCGGGCCCTTCGCCCCGGCCACGGTGGTGGGAGACCGCAGCCTGCTCCAGCAGCTTTTCGTCAATCTGCTGGAGAATGTGGCCCTGCACACCGCGCCAGGCACCAAGGCCCGCCTCGCCCTGCGCCGCGAGGGCAACGAAGCCGTGGTCACGCTGGCCGACGATGGCCCCGGCCTGCCCGAAGCCGACCGTGCCCGGGTGCTCCGACCCTTCGAGCGTGGCAGAGTGGCGACCTCCTCACGCGGCAGCGGGTTGGGGCTGGCGATTGCTCAGGCGATTGTGCGCTTTCACGATGGCAGCTTGCGACTGCTGGACGGGGCGCCGGGGATGATCGTGGAATTGCGCTTTCCCGCCCAGCCTCTGGCCGAAACAACCGCTCCATCCGTGCTGAAAACGGCGGAAACCGCCAACCTTGCAAGCTTGTCATCTTTGGCCGGGGGTTCTGTCATACCGCTCACCTAGGCGACCTTCCAACCCCTTCTGGAAGGTTCCTCCATGCGCTGTTCGATCCTGTTATCCGCCACAAGCCTGCTTGCCGTCGCCACACCGGCGCTGGCCCAGACCGCGCCCGCTGACACTGACGACAATTCCCGCGCGATCACCGTCATCGCCACGGCGCTGCCGCTGGCGCCATCGTCCATGCCGCTCAATGTCACGCAGCCCACATCGGTGATTCAGGAAGGCTTTATCGCCAACAACATCGCCCCGCTGGCCAGCATCGATGACATCATCAAGTTCCAGCCCAGCGTCTGGAGCGAAAACCCCAACGGCCCCGGCATCGGCAAGGCCGAGACGATGGCGATCCGCGGCTTTCAGGATGGCCAGTACAACGTCACCTTCGATGGCATTCCCTTCGGCGATT includes the following:
- a CDS encoding sensor histidine kinase; translated protein: MRLIDTLRQGEPRIGRLSLRIGAAVALGMVLTALIVLTLTSLQFSRDLDASLFKEMGKLMPEGAPRDTASVADRVVRRAASRSTSMKIALLYDASGRRIVGRVDLPLQRDGVVTLSYRDGDSKPKDGRAYTIRLPDGAHLTVLHHDEMKEVVQHMLPALVACLALSGAAMGIFASRAMARMIAARLALTRATADAIAAGDLSKRIPVAGMEGIFAAQADSFNSMIARMEEMVEGQRHFASHLAHDLRTPLTRLRALLGREVEDAEDFAAMRLAAERECTAIIATFEAMLRLSEIKAGRHDAPREPLPLAELLEDVGITMEAVLMEADCALAIGPFAPATVVGDRSLLQQLFVNLLENVALHTAPGTKARLALRREGNEAVVTLADDGPGLPEADRARVLRPFERGRVATSSRGSGLGLAIAQAIVRFHDGSLRLLDGAPGMIVELRFPAQPLAETTAPSVLKTAETANLASLSSLAGGSVIPLT